One Coffea eugenioides isolate CCC68of chromosome 2, Ceug_1.0, whole genome shotgun sequence genomic window, TTCTTCATCCCTGTAGGATGGTTCTGACTTTTGAGCGATGCACCCCAAAATGACTAGTTCAGGGTATTAATATATGACCCTTGTAACTTCAAGACTTCCACTGTCAACTACTGAAAATATCTATGGCATTGGTGATTGGTTAGAGGTTGGTGCCAAACTGCCAATAGGAGCATGGGATTGATTGACCACAAGTTCCTAAAATTGGTAAGCTCGGGGCAAAACTGCTGAGGTATGCCAAGGGGATTGATCTCGACCTTTTGGGATATACGATTTGGTCCTCCAATTGAATGCACAAGCTTGCCTCCATGGTAGGGAGGTGAAGTGAGCTATCTCATCATTGCCAGTAAAATATCGGAGTTAGGACCAGTTCATTGAATCGATCGGCTAATCCCGAGAGACACAATGTCGTTCAGCATCCGGTTTTGTATAATAGTAAGGCTTCAACATCCTAAGCTgtagttcttcaattttttttttttataatttttcccGTGATATAAACTTAAGCCCTCTTCAATAACCTAATTCAGCAttttaatttaatggattcagatcttaatatgttcAAACGCGTTTTATAACAAAAACTTAattatctgaattaattaattgatactgaattttctagacaaaacttgTTTCCAAATATAAGTGATAAGATATTCATTGATtactgaatgtgatatacactcaaatgtatttaatttaatatttaacaattcaataacttgatggattcaaatttcagatttcagttttatcaaatgcatcctTAGTCTCACAAAAAATCCTGAGCATAATGTGAGATTAGGGGTGCCAAAATGGATGATTCAGATGGAGTATAATTGAATAATGGATATTATTGGATCAACCTATTTATACCAATTTAAATAAATGGGTCcacttatacccatttaataaatgggtatgtGCATactcaattacccatttataaatcatttaaaattttactcttttttttcatatgttgtttgataaaaataatagtattttattgttattagaTGGTAAGAAatccaaatttatttgcttaacaTTCACTAAAAGTTGAGattaaatgtataattatttttaaatacaTATAAATAGATAAGTCGAATCAAACCACTATCTACCGATTAAATGTGTTTAATTAGATATACCCCTTTAGATCCATTCAAAATGAATGTGTCGATTATTGGTGAGAGCGAGTTTGGACATATcaactagggatggcaacggggcggggttggggcgggggacccctcccccgtcccccgccccgttgcctattagttTCCcccccccgtcccccgccccgtcccccgcctcctgctccccccgcccccgccccgccttgccccgcttcccccgcgggggcacccgcggggttaataaaattttattatataattttattataattaaattttaataaataatcaagtactaaaatatcaacacatcaccaaattattattcattgtaattttacaattgaaactcataaaaacaatcaaacataagttatttgaatacaatccaatatgatgaaataaatataactaaaatagtcaagttttcacttttagtacaaatgcaatcactaattcattattgtgtttgtgcttttttttgagaaaaaagtgttattctattaagtgtaattagaaatttagtataaatgtattagtaaatttagtataactaattaataaattctattagtagacatgtagaattattcatataattgataatatcaattatattacataaactaatatacattatataatacatctaactaataatatcattatcataagtttataactaattaacttacatattatatataattatatatatatttattttttgttttgcggggggcggggcgggggatggggcgggggtatactcccccgccccccgccccgtttctaagcggggggaaaaaattcccccccgcccccgccccaccccccgccccgagagccccccgcgggcacccgcccccattgccatccctaataTCAACGCAACTAGGTTGCGATTGAGATCTTTAGGTGAGACTGATACGGCTGTGAGATAAGTCCAAGGAAAATCCCACTGATTATCATCATTCCCAAGTTGGATTGAGCCCTAATAACAAAGAAACATCTACAAAATATACAGCACAAAGTGAGAGGCTTACTATTTGTTATTAACACACAGtgatcactttttttttaaattttcaagtGTGGCATTAATAGACAGCGGTTAATGTCTGAGTTTCCTTTTGTGCCATTAGTTGTAAGGTTATAATGGTCCCAAAAAAGACTCAAAGGAAATCCTAAAATTTAATCCAGTTATCAAAACATTGAGCGTGATTTAAGACACTCTATTAGTATTCCTATTCTGGATTTCTGTAGCCAGGTTGCCCTCCTCATGGGTCATCCCTTTTAAACTTCAAGTACCTCTATGGGCAGTATGGATTTTCCTTCATTAAgcgaaaaaaaaagggaaaaaaaaataaaacctctCCTAAAGATGCACGGTTTGGACAGCGTTGTCAGCCTGATTGGAACTTCTTCAGTGGAATTGGACTTATCGGCCGACACCATTCCTCCCATTTATTGTTTGGGTTGGAAGACATGGACCATTATATCACAATTGCTTGTTGTTAGGGGGAAGTTAAATACCGGTTACTTGGTTCATGTACATCGAATGGGCGCCTAAGTATAAACTCATGTGGAGGTTATACTGGGCCCAAGCCCAGCCCTAAGTGTTCTTCCCCTCCAAAGGCCACATAACCAATGGGCGGAAAGAGATCTAGGGTTTTAAATAGGGGTTATGAATGAACTGGTGTCGCATTATCTTTCTCTTAGATTGATTGTTGAAGAAAAAGAGCAGAGATCGATTTGCAAAGATGTTTCCAGGAATGTTTATTAAGAAACCAGACAAAGCAGAGGCTTTGAAGCAGCTCAAGTCCCACGTCGCCATGTTCGGAGCTTGGGTCGTTGTCATTCGAATAACCCCTTACGTCCTCCACTACTTCTCCGGTGATAGGGATGAGCTGAGCCTCGATTTTTAATTTCTCGTCTCTTTTGTCTCAGGTATTTTACGGTTTCATCTGAATTTGAAGTTGTAAATATAGTTCTTCTTGTGGGCTGGctccccccctccccccccccccccttttctTCCCCAACAAACactcaaaaaaattaaaatctggTCTGATTTCAGAGCAATTTGCCAATAATTTATGGTTGGTTAATTGCCTTTTTGGGTATTAGGGATGCCAGTTTTCTGTAGCAACGAGATGTGGATTCTATTCGTTGAGATTTCCTTTTGCTAAAATTATTCAAACTTTCGGGGTGGGTGAAATTTTGTGATTGGCATTGTGAGCATGTAATGTGATGTGTAAGCTGTCGTTTCATAATCCTAAGAAGTTGAATCGGTCATCTCGTGTTGAGAGAACATTTACCTGTGTCTTTACAGCGTTTGATTTATCTCTGAAATTGGTTCCAATCGCGAAGAGTAGGCCATGATTATTTTCGTCAATACATTTTTGGGGCGGTACTATGTTTCTCGTATTGGTCAAGGGTGTACAGAGTTTGATTGCCAGACTGGCTTTGAAAGAAAACAGGGTGCTCAAAAGTTGATACTGAGATTATAGGTTAAGCATTTGCCCTAGATTAGTACTTCTGATAGTCATTCTGTCTTGGTTAATTATATCGAATTTGaaggccttgtttggcaagcaagtttttggccaagtttGACTGccacaagttttttaacaactttaattataataacctcaaaaaattttttaactatacactacaaaatattcaaaaatttacccatttaaaaaaaattttttacaacttctacagtaaagttttagacaaacacataaaaaattcacttgccaaACGGGGCTTTTAGTTGTAGGAATACTTCTTGTTATAAACACCTGTTAGTTTCTTCTCTTGGTAGGAGTATCAAAATGGACCAGGAATTTAATCAGTTAGAACATCATACAACATAGTGATTGCAGATTGCTCCCATGAGTTTTCCTTTTGTCAGATCATACATCCCATTATTGGAACAAAATTTGTTTCCTATTGTGTCATTGGACTATCAGGATGCCGTTAAGCTCCCTGAACATGGCATAATTTTGTTCCAAGGGTAACACAAACcctctctctccccctcccACAATGTCCTAAATATGCATCAGGTAGTATTTGTAGTACGCTCTTTGGCTAACTGTTTAAGTGGAAAACATTGTTGGTTTGTCCCTGGCAAATTTCTGTTGCTAATCAGTTCCTTGAGCTGTTATATCTAAATTTTCCTGATCTTCCTGTTAATGTAATTTGATCTACTTCTCTGGGGTTTAGCTTGAAACTTTCCTACGTGTGCTGGTATTGATAATCAATTGTTTTGTGCTCTGCAGTTGATCTCAGAGTGGAGAATTGCCGAGTGAAGAGCAGCCCTTGGTTTTTATGCAATTTTCTTTATTAACTTCCCTAGATCAATTGTCTTCTGGACTTCAAATTAAGAATTATGAGCTTAGCACATACTCTGGTGTACTAGTTATATGATAGAAAATTTGATGATGCTTTTCTGGTTCACTTTTATAGTATAGTAAATATGCATTGAGATTGAGGTGCTCTTTTGGTTTTGTTGCTTTTGGAGATTGTTTCACGTAGTTTTTCAAGGGTATCATCTAAAACTGAGGGCTGGACAGGGGGGCAGGCAGTTGGCTTTGGTTGCTACCCGTGTCGATcctggtttgtttggatagtttGTTGTTTGCACAAACTTATTTGATTGCatcatcataaacacatttttcaattaccaTTTTTTCTCACGTACATAACATCAGAAAAGTGTTAACAgtattttcttttcaaaaaatgaTCCCAAATAATCCCTATCTAAACACATAAAGCACGTGGGATTGAATGTaatattcttttctttaattaaaTTGGTTACAAGTGGCTGGCTTAGACCTTCAAGTTTATTGAATGTTCATTCAGTCATTCATGTCGTAGTTGACTTGAATTTGTGGTGTTCCTGGCATCGTATGTTAGTGGTGAAAGTGACGTACTGCCCTGCTTCTGCAGCATGTCGTTTTTAGAATTTTGTTTCGAACCTCTTTGGTATATTCAATGAAGGGAAGAACAAtcaaagtgattttttttttaaacttttgaaTATTCAAATTGAAAATGGATTATTACAGTTAAAACATTTGTTTGAGACGCTATGCGTACGAAGTAAGAAAAAAGTAATTGGGAAATGGTTTTGGAggttatttcaaaaatttttccagTCGAGTCTCTCGAATGCAAGCGTATTAAGCGATTTGCCTTCTTTTGAAGTGGCAGTAGATTTACTGCCCTAGTCAGCTGATGCCAAACTTTTTGGTTTAGTCTTTCGGCAATTGAGAATTTGAATAGCTAGAGGCAAAAGACTGCCGTAACGATACAAAAACACTGTTGTGAAATTGGACAGTTCACACAAACACCAAACTATGAAATTCTTTGCTGCAACTGAAAATGCAAATTGCAATAAAGAATTTGAAGCAGCAGGAAACTAAGGATAATTGCTATATGACGATACACCATATGATATGATGGATGTTTTCGAAGAACTCGTCCCAAAAACGAAGAACTTCCGTGAAGCTTTACGTGTGTATATGGGCGGgggggaaattttttttcttttcacaagAGTAATTATATGTTCCCTCCTGCATTTGTAAACTGCCCCTTCCCGTTTGCAATGTcggcagagagagagagagccaaGAAGAGCAACTTTCGCTGGTCCACAAATCCAGATACAGTTCATTCATTCTTGTGTATTTATACACATCTTTCGTacaatttttgaaggaaaaaaaaaatctcttagTACAAAAAACACCTACTACTAGTAGttgaaagtgaaaagaaaaaaaaggacgAAACTCCTGACAAGAGGGTGAGGAAATCCAAGAGTCAAATCATACAGAAACAGGGCGTTGGCTCGTCCGTTGGAAAAACATTTTCACTCACCAAAATTGACTTTAAGAAGAAACAGACACTTCACTTGATTAATCTAAACTCCACCTGAGATGAGAAGTAATAAGTCAGAAACTCCTCCTCCTAACTACTACTAATAGTTTAAGCTACCTTTTCCTTGCGTCAAAGAGGAGTTCtctggagagagagagagggagccgaAAAACGGCAGAAGAAGAACTGGAGACATAGACGACAAGTAGTTTCATCCCTCGCATCGCTGGTCGCACAACAGTCTCACAACCCACGGACTCCTCCTTCATACACACTATCCTTTCCCCAAAAGCAGCGTACATCTCGAAACTCAGAAATCAGAAAGGGCAACATACTGTGAAGCAGATTCCTCAAGGTCTATGCATGTGATTGATTCCCATACTGCTGCACATCACAACTAAAAATTATCTATCGGAGTTTGATGATGATTTCGCCCAGGCAAAGATTCAAAATTGAATACCCAAGTCACAAGAATGAAGAGCCTGGGAAAGAGGGGAGGTCCCCAACATGATCTATATTCTTCACTGACAGTATCATCATCTCTGTCATCATTTTAAGCTCGCAACTGGGATTTCTATCCCACTCCATGCAACTGCAGCAGCACCAGCAACATCCATTTTTCATCGTATGGCCATACAAGACGTTCCAGGGTCCATGGGGACCAGCGCCAGCTTTATTTTGAGATTGGGCCAGGCTATCTTTTCCTCTGCTTCTCTTCTCTCCATGTCTTTGGGAGTCGACTTTTACAGCTATACTGCCTTTTGGTAATTCCTCCTCCATGTTAGTTCTGGTTGAGGCTTGATTCTTTCGAGCTGCTATATGATATCTTCTATCTTTGTATGCTTTCTTTTCCTCGCCTGTTCTGGATTTCAAAGGggaaccaaaaaataaaattcataccCATCAAGAAGTGAACGTTACCTACAAATGAGGAGAACTGTGAAAGGAGAGGGATggcccgggggggggggggggggagggaaGGCTGGGGGTggttgagaaaagaaagaagcatTCATCAAGACATCAATCAAGAATAACAGTGTAATGGGGCCAGGATTAAAAACGATGCTTGCAGAAATGGTTTTAATGGAATTAGCAACATAATACAACCACAACCGCATCatattattctttttctttttctgcattTCTTCCTGTGACTTCCATCCTCTCTGCTAAAAGCAATATGTTCCTCCTAATTGCATGTGAAATTCCAGTTTCTTGGTAACAGTCATGGGTCTGGTCATTCCGTGGAGCTTCACTCTAGCTCTGCTGGATGGATACTCCATACTGGTCCAATGCCCTGTTAAGCAGCTGGGGATATTGCTGGTCATTGTTATAGGTGATTGGGTATGATCTGCTCCTAGCATATTCAAAAACATTAAAATGATATATGGCGGTGGTTGTGACAGAGCTAATCCTAGTATCGTATGAACAGGTTCTATCAATCCTCACATTAGCAGCAGCTAGCTCTACAGCCGGTATCGTGGATCTCTTGCTCCAGGCCGATGAGTCTTTCTGTCCTCCCCAGTATTGCAGTAGATATCTGATCTCTGCCTTGTTGGCCTTCTTATCTTGGATCTTCTCTCTAGCATCTTCACTTTTTAATCTTTGGCTACTTCCCTCTCTATGATTTGTATAGCTGGTCCTACCATCAGACATCAACAATTACTGTCTGCAGTAGCATTTGCTACTACTTTTTCTTCCTTGCTATTTTTATATCTTACAAGTAGAGGATTCTGACAAAGTTGACAGTATGTACAGACAAAGCTTCAAGTAAAAGTCATACGACAACTTAAGGCGTTTGATCTTTATTTGATTCATTTGTGCAAGTACAGAAGCATTACTAATGGGTTGAAAGGCCAGACTATGACCAGAATGAACAGTAGAATTTTGCGTTTGTTCTGAAATAAACTTCATTTTATCCTACTGAAATGTATTTCATTTTACCCCACAAAATGTATTACATTTTGTCTCTGCCAACATTATCCCCGTACATGAGGAAATTGATTAAATGATTTTGCAGTACAAAATGATCAACAAGAGTAATAAACTGACCAAATTGACAGAATCTTTTAGTAGGCAAAGTACAACATCCATGGTTCTGATAGGTCTCTTGGTTTGACATTATGCCACCTGCAACCAGAAAATAAGGTcaaatttagaaattaaaaaaaaaaggttgacaGAAGCACATATCAActgaaaacaaaaggaataaagCATAAAATGAACTATTTTAGCATTTATAAGATACTTAATAATTACTTCAAGACTGATAAAAACTGTATCGCTTACCCAGAGCATCATCGTTGCTACATCCACAAGAACAAGTGCATGAAAACTCATTTTCATTCCAAGACTTAATAAATGTGTTTAACCTGTGCAAAACCAATGATCTGTAAAGACATGTTTCAGAGTCGGTAATGGTCTGCAAAACCAACTGACGGATACCAATGCAGTGGCAATCTGTTCTCTCTATTAAGATGACCCATGTAAAAGTCCAGAAAGGAAAATGGTTTGAGGGGCATTTTAGCTCATGTCCCTTCCCAGATTTTAACTCTATTGCTAAGCTTGGCAGCATCCACATTACAGCATCGTGAAATACAAAAACCACAAAGACAAGATCATTATCACACAGCAACAGTGAAGCCAACGTTTTGTCTTCAAtagcaaaagaagaaaacattCAGCTAGTTGCATAGCAATGGCATGTACCCAATTAcattttgaaatgaaattagAATGCTATTCACCATAACCAAATTGATCAAACTATGTAGTTCAGGAAAATGATATCACCTCTACCAAATTGCAGCCCGTATATTCAGACAAAACAGTTCCAGCAAGTTTCCATTACTGCAGTGCATCACTGCAGTGCACAACCAAAATGTGTGTTCCTGTGCTTGAATTCTGATGTTACTTCAAATCCAGCAAATAATACAAACGAACAAATAGGAAGCACAATCTTCATCTAGCCATTCTGAGTAGGGATTAAAATTGTTAACATTTCTACCCTCAACCTTCGTGCCATCTCCTCATTTCCTTGTTTGGCATATCCATCAATGAAAGCACCATAGATCTCTTCATCTAGTTCATGACCATTGCCAATCATCTCTGCCTGAAGCTTCAGAGCTTCTTCCATGCTCCCCACCTGGCACAAGCTCTTAATTAGATACTCAAAGCTCTTCCTTTGAGGGAAGATATTAGGATTCTTTATTGCCATTGTCATTATCTCCAAGGCATCAGAAACCTTGCTACTATCACAAAGTGCCTTTATCATTGCATCAACTGTTGTACCATCAGGCCTAAAGCCCTTCCTACACATATCCTTGTACAACAGGATCGCTGTATCAGCATCCCCAATCTTACAGTACCCGCTTATAAGATGCTCAAATGTAACACAAGTACTCTCGAAGCCACCCAAAGACATTACTCTAAACTTCTCCTCTGCTCTGCCAACCTCTCCAATCTCACAAAACCCACCAATTATAGTATTATATGCCATAATATCATGCTGAAGACCCTCAACCCCCATTTCATCCCACACCCTCTCAGCATCCTTCATTCTTCCATTCTCGCAATATGCTGCCATCAGCACACTATAACTAAATGCATTTGGCACACAATTCATTCCTGCCATTTCCCTCCATATCTCCTCCACCTTTTCCACTAAGCCATCTCTCAAAAACCCAACCATAAGAACATTAAACGTATTCGAGTTGGGACCGGAAACTTTTAACCTTTTACCATTTTCATTCACATTTTTTTCACTAGAACAAAAAATTTCCTTGTACAAATCGTAACCAGCAAAACAGCCCCTACTTTTCGAAACTAACTCAATTAAAGAATTACAAGTGCTGATATTTGGACATATCTTCTTGGACCTTAACATTCTGACTATTTCAGTGGCCTGCTCGATTCTTTTAGACTCTATGCAGGCTTTGACTAATAAATCAAATACAAATGGAGCTGAGTTACAAATCCTATAAGTTCTGAtcaaagtttggaaaattggaggtGGGCTTGATAGAGAGGGGTCAGGGAATTTACGAATGGCGGATTGGATTAATTCTTGAGCTTGTGCTTTGAGGTGTGATCGAGAGAGGATGTGAATAATGGTAGCGTGGGAGAAGAGAGAATGACAACAGAGCGAGTGACGGACTGTGAAGAGGAAGAAGTTGTGGGCAAGGTGAGGATTGTTACGGAGTTGGAGGGCTATTTGCGTAAACTGAGATGGAGTGAGGGCTTCGTTGCTTGAGGTAAGAAGAGAGCGGAGGTAAGACCACCGGGATTTTGAGCGGTGGTGCTTCAGGATAGAGATGGCCGTTGAGACAAGATTTTGATCGCATGGTGGCGAAGGACCTGgagaagatgaagaaggagaagagCTGCTGAAGGAAttttgtttgataaatgaaGATTTAACAAGGGTAGGAGTTTGGAAATGGCGAAAGAAAGCGCCAGATGCAAACTGCAGCTCATTGGGGAATTTCATCGAACAGTTTGCTGTCAAAGTTTCATTTGCGGGAAGAGAAATTCGGAACCGATATGCTTTAGAATGGTTTTGGAGGCCGGTCAAGGCAAAGATTCATCGGCGTTGGTTTTGGAATCTGGATTT contains:
- the LOC113762080 gene encoding mitochondrial import receptor subunit TOM6 homolog — its product is MFPGMFIKKPDKAEALKQLKSHVAMFGAWVVVIRITPYVLHYFSGDRDELSLDF
- the LOC113757631 gene encoding CASP-like protein 5C1 encodes the protein MAIQDVPGSMGTSASFILRLGQAIFSSASLLSMSLGVDFYSYTAFCFLVTVMGLVIPWSFTLALLDGYSILVQCPVKQLGILLVIVIGDWVLSILTLAAASSTAGIVDLLLQADESFCPPQYCSRYLISALLAFLSWIFSLASSLFNLWLLPSL
- the LOC113757610 gene encoding pentatricopeptide repeat-containing protein At2g15980-like, translating into MKFPNELQFASGAFFRHFQTPTLVKSSFIKQNSFSSSSPSSSSPGPSPPCDQNLVSTAISILKHHRSKSRWSYLRSLLTSSNEALTPSQFTQIALQLRNNPHLAHNFFLFTVRHSLCCHSLFSHATIIHILSRSHLKAQAQELIQSAIRKFPDPSLSSPPPIFQTLIRTYRICNSAPFVFDLLVKACIESKRIEQATEIVRMLRSKKICPNISTCNSLIELVSKSRGCFAGYDLYKEIFCSSEKNVNENGKRLKVSGPNSNTFNVLMVGFLRDGLVEKVEEIWREMAGMNCVPNAFSYSVLMAAYCENGRMKDAERVWDEMGVEGLQHDIMAYNTIIGGFCEIGEVGRAEEKFRVMSLGGFESTCVTFEHLISGYCKIGDADTAILLYKDMCRKGFRPDGTTVDAMIKALCDSSKVSDALEIMTMAIKNPNIFPQRKSFEYLIKSLCQVGSMEEALKLQAEMIGNGHELDEEIYGAFIDGYAKQGNEEMARRLRVEMLTILIPTQNG